The following proteins are co-located in the Orenia marismortui DSM 5156 genome:
- a CDS encoding DnaA N-terminal domain-containing protein, translating to MNKDDFNAVKSQLGALKKWTNHIDKGIYNIEKRIDKEKNKVGITVTDEINNQIDILDGHLKKMAEWIGRGKIDRLTGEISSAKGQLNRLKRMINDCKSQETMDKFNELFCDKEDENKVDDKPSFEDKEVDFNKYEIERIENLKKFIEENKCSQEELDKMWNLILNQISKEISLPSFNTWFKPNKLIAKWSNILVVYVQTEFAKDWLETKYEKLLSKTAYELFGELYDFNFVSDETLERLRLDD from the coding sequence ATGAATAAAGATGATTTTAATGCTGTAAAAAGTCAATTAGGTGCTTTAAAGAAATGGACTAATCATATTGATAAAGGTATTTATAACATTGAGAAGAGAATTGATAAAGAAAAAAATAAAGTTGGTATTACTGTAACTGATGAAATTAATAATCAAATAGATATATTAGATGGACATTTAAAGAAAATGGCAGAGTGGATTGGTAGAGGTAAGATAGATAGATTAACTGGTGAAATTTCAAGTGCTAAAGGTCAATTAAATAGGTTGAAGAGAATGATAAATGATTGTAAAAGTCAAGAAACTATGGATAAATTTAATGAATTATTTTGTGATAAAGAAGATGAAAATAAAGTAGACGATAAACCTTCTTTTGAGGATAAAGAGGTTGATTTTAATAAGTATGAAATAGAAAGAATAGAAAATTTAAAGAAGTTTATTGAAGAAAATAAATGTTCACAAGAAGAACTAGATAAGATGTGGAATTTAATTCTTAACCAAATATCAAAAGAAATATCTTTACCTAGCTTTAATACTTGGTTTAAGCCTAATAAATTAATTGCTAAATGGAGTAACATCTTGGTCGTTTATGTTCAAACAGAATTTGCTAAGGATTGGTTAGAAACTAAGTATGAAAAGTTATTAAGTAAAACTGCTTATGAATTGTTTGGAGAGTTATATGATTTTAATTTTGTAAGTGACGAAACTTTAGAGAGGTTAAGATTAGATGATTAG
- a CDS encoding restriction endonuclease, with product MNVSIDRVEKGINNRFQNLDGYEFEDFIADLFDNKGYYAFSTKSSSDFGVDVLASKPGERIAIQCKRYKYNNSTGIKAIQEVVSGKPYYKADKTIVITTSYFTKSAKELAEIHSVELWDWNILKKEVIEEYLTKFKSKKEMEQYIKPKTLGNYIDDILFKVAVFVIIIVLFAAAI from the coding sequence ATGAATGTTTCAATAGATAGAGTAGAAAAAGGTATTAATAATAGATTTCAAAATTTAGACGGTTATGAGTTTGAAGATTTTATTGCAGATCTGTTTGATAATAAAGGTTATTACGCCTTCTCAACTAAAAGTAGTAGTGATTTTGGTGTGGATGTACTAGCTAGTAAACCAGGAGAGAGAATTGCGATTCAATGTAAAAGGTATAAGTATAATAATTCTACAGGAATCAAGGCGATTCAAGAGGTAGTTTCAGGGAAGCCTTATTATAAAGCTGATAAGACTATTGTTATTACGACCTCTTACTTTACTAAATCAGCCAAAGAATTAGCAGAAATTCATAGTGTTGAATTATGGGATTGGAACATATTAAAGAAAGAAGTTATTGAAGAATATCTAACTAAATTTAAATCTAAAAAAGAAATGGAACAATATATCAAACCTAAAACTTTAGGTAATTACATAGATGATATTCTTTTTAAGGTAGCAGTATTTGTTATAATTATAGTTTTGTTTGCTGCTGCTATATAA
- a CDS encoding InlB B-repeat-containing protein, with product MKLHSKKILIIGLSMLIIVILAGCNKPMHKVNIKIEGKGEVAKDVVNVVDQENMIQETDIYPEGTMLSLTPIPAEGWKFSEWDDYGVLSSPINSTWQENQTFIVSNDVILKAKFIKIQSIKINIDGDGEIYRYFSDQNPTSEPLQLIKMDEKTKSYNHSFAKNTKLNLIAYAPEGWVFDYWEIENNKKKTINKDIKLNVELDKDKKIKAIFSKMKEPLNVTIKGSGYIYKKKLDNNKIKLVAIPKKGWELKQWTKGLKGSEVEKVVSIDSQKNIGLEFEKQKIKLKIYRSKFIKNIKLDGELIGSAEENTVDTTGGEHYIVWTKYTVNGYGETYTEANYRKKIIVSKENNTLGIYNENIYNKDIFDKFLEIEELMY from the coding sequence GTGAAATTACATAGCAAAAAAATATTAATAATTGGATTAAGTATGCTAATAATTGTTATTTTAGCAGGATGTAATAAACCTATGCATAAAGTCAACATTAAAATTGAAGGAAAAGGGGAAGTGGCAAAAGATGTAGTTAATGTCGTTGACCAAGAAAATATGATTCAAGAAACCGATATTTATCCTGAAGGGACTATGTTATCATTAACTCCTATCCCTGCAGAAGGATGGAAATTTTCAGAATGGGATGATTATGGGGTATTATCTTCTCCAATAAATTCTACTTGGCAAGAAAATCAAACTTTTATAGTTTCTAATGATGTAATTTTAAAAGCTAAATTTATAAAAATTCAATCTATAAAGATAAATATTGATGGTGATGGGGAAATTTACAGATATTTTTCTGATCAAAATCCTACTAGTGAACCTTTGCAGTTAATTAAAATGGATGAAAAGACAAAATCTTATAATCATAGTTTTGCTAAGAATACTAAACTAAACCTTATTGCGTATGCTCCTGAAGGTTGGGTATTTGATTATTGGGAAATTGAAAACAATAAAAAGAAGACAATTAACAAAGATATTAAATTAAATGTTGAATTGGATAAAGATAAGAAAATAAAAGCAATCTTTTCTAAAATGAAAGAGCCATTAAATGTCACTATTAAAGGTTCAGGTTATATTTATAAAAAGAAATTAGACAATAATAAAATTAAACTAGTTGCAATACCTAAAAAGGGTTGGGAATTAAAACAATGGACAAAAGGTTTAAAGGGTAGTGAAGTAGAAAAAGTTGTGTCAATAGATTCTCAAAAGAATATTGGTCTTGAATTTGAAAAACAAAAAATAAAATTAAAAATATATCGTAGCAAATTTATTAAAAATATAAAATTAGATGGTGAATTAATTGGATCAGCAGAAGAAAACACAGTAGATACTACTGGTGGAGAACATTATATTGTGTGGACAAAATATACAGTAAATGGCTATGGAGAAACATATACAGAAGCTAATTATAGAAAGAAAATAATAGTTTCAAAAGAAAATAACACTTTAGGAATATATAATGAAAACATATATAATAAAGATATTTTTGATAAATTCTTAGAAATTGAAGAACTAATGTACTAG